One genomic region from Streptomyces sp. Li-HN-5-11 encodes:
- a CDS encoding ABC transporter ATP-binding protein — protein MIATESLSKRFPRVTALDRLSVDVGPGVTGLVGANGAGKSTLIKILLGLSPATEGRAEVLGLDVAAKGATIRERVGYMPEHDCLPPDVSATEFVVHMARMSGLPPTAARERTADTLRHVGLYEERYRPIGGYSTGMKQRVKLAQALVHDPQLVFLDEPTNGLDPVGRDEMLGLICRIHTDFGISVLVTSHLLGELERTCDHVIVIDGGKLLRSSSTTDFTQTTTTLAIEVTDSEEHPDGTRAVRDALHARGVDTEDGTGLPGAGHVLLLTAQGEETYDLVRDVIADLGLGLVRMEQRRHHISEVFRDSDEQRKEAVGHGS, from the coding sequence GTGATCGCGACCGAAAGCCTGAGCAAGCGGTTCCCCCGGGTGACCGCGCTTGACCGGCTCTCCGTGGACGTCGGACCCGGTGTGACCGGACTCGTCGGCGCCAACGGAGCCGGCAAGTCCACACTGATCAAGATCCTGCTGGGTCTGTCCCCCGCCACGGAGGGCCGCGCCGAGGTGCTCGGCCTAGACGTGGCCGCCAAGGGCGCCACCATCCGCGAGCGCGTGGGCTACATGCCGGAGCACGACTGCCTGCCACCCGACGTCTCGGCCACCGAGTTCGTCGTCCACATGGCGCGCATGTCCGGCCTGCCGCCCACCGCCGCGCGCGAGCGCACCGCGGACACGCTGCGCCATGTCGGCCTGTACGAGGAGCGCTACCGTCCCATCGGCGGCTACTCCACCGGCATGAAGCAGCGGGTGAAGCTGGCCCAGGCCCTGGTTCACGATCCGCAGCTGGTCTTCCTCGACGAGCCCACCAACGGTCTCGACCCGGTCGGCCGCGACGAGATGCTCGGCCTGATCTGCCGCATCCACACCGACTTCGGCATCTCCGTCCTGGTCACCTCCCACCTGCTGGGCGAGCTGGAACGCACCTGCGACCACGTCATCGTCATCGACGGCGGCAAGCTGCTGCGCTCCAGCTCCACCACCGACTTCACCCAGACCACGACCACCCTCGCGATCGAGGTCACCGACAGCGAGGAGCACCCGGACGGCACCCGCGCGGTGCGGGACGCGCTCCACGCGCGCGGGGTGGACACCGAGGACGGCACCGGACTGCCGGGCGCAGGTCACGTCCTGCTGCTCACCGCACAGGGCGAGGAGACCTACGACCTGGTGCGGGACGTCATCGCGGACCTCGGTCTCGGCCTGGTGCGCATGGAGCAGCGCCGGCACCACATCTCGGAGGTCTTCCGGGACAGCGACGAACAGCGGAAGGAGGCGGTCGGCCATGGCAGTTGA
- a CDS encoding SDR family oxidoreductase, giving the protein MTSLKGARERWVRTGGVELRVAELGDPRQPTVVLLHGYPDSKEVWSEVAERLAGRYGLHVVLYDVRGHGRSTAPRPLRGGFTLAKLTDDFLAVVDAVSPDRPVHLVGHDWGSVQSWEFVTVERTKGRIASFTSMSGPSLDHFGHWIGRRVRRPTPRRVGQLLGQGAKSWYVYLLHTPVLPELAWRGPLGKRWPKLLERSERIPGGGYPTSSLPRDAAHGAWLYRDNVRDRLRRPRADAYAHVPVQLITPLKDPFLSQQLYDDLERWVPRLVRRTLPAKHWIPRTRPDQLAAWITQFVTAVEDGRPEPAATGKYADRFGGQLVLVTGAGSGIGRATACAFAEAGARVVVVDRDAAAAARTAELSRLAGSPAAWAETTDVSDERAMAELAEKVAAEYGVVDVLVNNAGIGLAGSFFDTTPEDWKKVLDINLWGVIHGCRLFGRQMAERGQGGHIVNTASAAAYQPSRALPAYSTSKAAVLMLSECLRAELAGQGIGVTAVCPGFVNTGITSTARFAGVDAEEEKRRQERAARLYGLRGYPPEKVADAILRAVVRNEAVVPVTAEARVFHAMSRFAPRALRRLARVEPPL; this is encoded by the coding sequence ATGACATCGCTGAAGGGCGCGCGGGAGCGCTGGGTGCGGACCGGTGGCGTGGAGCTCCGGGTCGCCGAGCTGGGGGACCCGCGGCAGCCGACGGTCGTCCTGCTGCACGGCTACCCGGACAGCAAGGAGGTCTGGTCGGAGGTGGCGGAACGCCTCGCCGGCCGGTACGGACTGCATGTCGTGCTGTACGACGTCCGCGGCCACGGCCGCTCCACCGCGCCGCGACCGCTGCGCGGTGGCTTCACCCTCGCCAAGCTCACGGACGACTTCCTGGCGGTCGTCGACGCGGTCAGCCCCGACCGCCCGGTGCATCTGGTGGGGCACGACTGGGGTTCGGTGCAGTCCTGGGAGTTCGTCACCGTCGAGCGGACGAAGGGCCGGATCGCCTCGTTCACCTCGATGTCCGGCCCGTCCCTCGACCATTTCGGGCACTGGATCGGCCGGCGCGTCAGGCGCCCGACTCCACGCCGGGTGGGCCAGCTCCTCGGCCAGGGCGCCAAGTCCTGGTACGTGTACCTGCTGCACACGCCCGTGCTGCCGGAACTGGCCTGGCGCGGCCCGCTCGGCAAACGCTGGCCGAAGCTCCTCGAGCGCTCCGAGAGGATTCCCGGCGGCGGCTATCCGACCTCCTCCCTGCCGCGGGACGCGGCGCACGGCGCCTGGCTGTACCGGGACAACGTGCGGGACCGGCTGCGCCGGCCACGGGCGGACGCGTACGCGCACGTGCCCGTGCAGCTCATCACGCCCCTGAAGGATCCGTTCCTGTCCCAGCAGCTGTACGACGACCTGGAACGGTGGGTGCCGCGGCTGGTGCGTCGCACGCTCCCGGCCAAGCACTGGATCCCGCGCACCCGGCCCGACCAGCTGGCCGCCTGGATCACGCAGTTCGTGACCGCCGTGGAGGACGGGCGGCCGGAACCGGCCGCCACCGGGAAGTACGCCGACCGCTTCGGCGGGCAACTCGTGCTGGTCACCGGTGCGGGCAGCGGCATCGGGCGGGCCACGGCGTGCGCGTTCGCCGAGGCCGGTGCGCGCGTGGTGGTGGTCGACCGGGACGCGGCGGCCGCGGCCCGTACCGCCGAGCTGTCCCGGCTGGCCGGCTCGCCGGCCGCCTGGGCCGAGACGACGGACGTCTCCGACGAGCGGGCCATGGCCGAGTTGGCCGAGAAGGTCGCCGCCGAGTACGGCGTGGTCGACGTGCTGGTGAACAACGCCGGCATCGGCCTGGCGGGATCGTTCTTCGACACGACCCCCGAGGACTGGAAGAAGGTCCTCGACATCAACCTCTGGGGTGTGATCCACGGCTGCCGGCTCTTCGGACGGCAGATGGCGGAGCGCGGGCAGGGCGGCCACATCGTGAACACCGCGTCCGCGGCGGCGTACCAGCCGTCGAGAGCGCTGCCCGCCTACAGCACGTCCAAGGCGGCGGTGCTGATGCTGAGCGAGTGTCTGCGGGCCGAGCTGGCCGGCCAGGGCATCGGCGTCACCGCCGTCTGTCCGGGCTTCGTCAACACCGGCATCACGTCGACGGCGCGCTTCGCGGGCGTCGACGCGGAGGAGGAGAAGCGCCGTCAGGAGCGCGCGGCCCGCCTGTACGGGCTGCGCGGCTATCCGCCGGAGAAGGTCGCCGACGCGATCCTGCGCGCGGTGGTCCGCAACGAAGCGGTGGTTCCGGTGACGGCCGAGGCCCGCGTCTTCCACGCGATGTCCCGCTTCGCTCCGCGGGCGCTGCGGAGGCTCGCGCGGGTGGAACCGCCGCTGTGA
- a CDS encoding RNA 2'-phosphotransferase gives MDERRTVKVSKYLSKHLRHQPERIGLTLDDGGWAEIDALIAAAAAHGFRFTRDELDHVVVTNDKRRFAIDGTRIRASQGHSIEVDLGLPPTPPPPYLYHGTVAGNLEGIRAEGLKPMNRHDVHLSPDRETATGVGARRGRPVVLAVDAAAMHRDGHAFHVSANGVWLTKAVPPQYLRFPGSR, from the coding sequence ATGGACGAAAGACGCACCGTGAAGGTGTCCAAGTACCTCTCCAAACACCTTCGCCATCAGCCCGAGAGGATCGGGCTCACCCTCGACGACGGCGGCTGGGCGGAGATCGACGCGCTGATCGCGGCCGCTGCCGCTCATGGCTTCCGGTTCACCCGCGACGAACTCGACCACGTGGTCGTCACCAACGACAAGCGGCGCTTCGCGATCGACGGCACCCGCATCCGCGCCAGCCAGGGCCACAGCATCGAGGTCGACCTCGGGCTCCCGCCGACGCCTCCGCCGCCGTATCTCTACCACGGAACCGTGGCCGGCAACCTGGAGGGGATCCGCGCCGAGGGCCTCAAGCCCATGAACCGGCACGACGTGCACCTCTCGCCCGACCGTGAGACCGCGACCGGCGTCGGCGCCCGGCGTGGCCGCCCGGTCGTGCTCGCCGTGGACGCGGCGGCCATGCACCGTGACGGCCATGCTTTCCACGTCAGCGCCAACGGAGTGTGGCTGACCAAGGCCGTACCACCGCAGTATCTGCGGTTTCCCGGAAGCCGCTGA
- a CDS encoding LLM class flavin-dependent oxidoreductase, protein MSLRLSTVILPYRRWHEGGRSAWTRAEQLGFHTAYTYDHLSWRSFRDGPWFGAVPTLTAAASVTARLRLGTLVTSPNFRHPVTLAKELISLDDISGGRVTLGIGAGGTGFDATALGQEPWTARERADRFAEFVPLLDRLLTEDAVSFEGDFYSAHEARNIPGCVQRPRLPFAVAATGPRGLRLAARYGQAWVTTGDPKLYENGTPEQSVQAIRGQAEKLADACAEAGRDVSRLDKVLLTGFTPDRGRPLESLDAFVDFAGRHQELGFTEIVIHWPIPDSAFAADEKVFEQIVMEAPAQLT, encoded by the coding sequence ATGAGTCTGCGCCTGAGCACCGTCATTCTCCCGTACCGCCGCTGGCACGAGGGCGGCCGTTCGGCATGGACGCGTGCCGAGCAGCTCGGCTTCCACACCGCCTACACCTACGACCACCTGTCCTGGCGCAGCTTCCGGGACGGGCCGTGGTTCGGTGCCGTGCCGACGCTGACCGCCGCCGCGTCCGTGACCGCCCGGCTGCGGCTGGGCACCCTGGTGACCTCACCGAACTTCCGGCACCCGGTCACGCTCGCCAAGGAGCTGATCTCCCTCGACGACATCTCGGGCGGCCGGGTCACCCTCGGCATCGGTGCGGGCGGCACCGGCTTCGACGCCACGGCACTCGGGCAGGAGCCGTGGACCGCGCGGGAGCGGGCCGACCGCTTCGCCGAGTTCGTTCCGCTGCTCGACCGGCTGCTGACCGAGGACGCGGTGTCGTTCGAGGGTGACTTCTATTCGGCGCACGAGGCGCGCAACATCCCGGGGTGTGTGCAGCGGCCCCGGCTGCCGTTCGCCGTGGCCGCCACCGGGCCGCGCGGGCTGCGGCTCGCCGCCCGGTACGGGCAGGCCTGGGTGACCACCGGTGACCCCAAGCTGTACGAGAACGGCACGCCGGAGCAGTCGGTTCAGGCCATCCGCGGTCAGGCCGAGAAGCTCGCCGACGCATGCGCCGAGGCCGGCCGGGACGTCTCCCGGCTGGACAAGGTCCTCCTGACGGGTTTCACCCCGGACCGCGGACGTCCGCTGGAGTCCCTCGACGCGTTCGTCGACTTCGCGGGCCGCCATCAGGAGCTGGGCTTCACCGAGATCGTGATCCACTGGCCGATCCCCGACTCGGCCTTCGCGGCGGACGAGAAGGTCTTCGAGCAGATCGTCATGGAAGCTCCCGCCCAGCTGACGTGA
- a CDS encoding HAD hydrolase family protein, whose protein sequence is MTSATRQPETPASTKLSTSLEQGGMPVVPPRLIATDLDGTLLRDDKSVSARTVAALAAAEEAGIEVFFVTGRPARWMDVVSDHVHGHGLAICGNGAAVVDLHGGAGAHRFVKVRDLALDNALDAVRMVREAAPGTVYAVEQTYGFYQEPDYPKLHMEIPDTLAPAEELLAPGGAGTEQPILKILAYHPTLDPDAFLTVARLAVGRRATITRSSPSALLEISGPDVSKASTLALCCAERGISHEEVVAFGDMPNDVEMLTWAGRSYAMGNAHPDVIAAASGQTVANNEDGVAVVIEQMLLEWR, encoded by the coding sequence GTGACCTCAGCGACTCGACAGCCCGAGACCCCGGCCTCCACCAAGCTTTCGACCTCGCTCGAGCAGGGAGGGATGCCCGTCGTTCCGCCGAGGCTGATCGCCACCGATCTCGACGGAACCCTGCTGCGCGACGACAAGTCGGTGTCGGCCCGCACCGTCGCCGCCCTCGCCGCCGCCGAGGAGGCGGGCATCGAGGTCTTCTTCGTCACCGGGCGCCCGGCCCGCTGGATGGACGTCGTCAGCGACCATGTGCACGGTCACGGCCTGGCGATCTGCGGCAACGGTGCCGCCGTGGTCGATCTGCACGGCGGCGCCGGCGCCCACCGCTTCGTGAAGGTGCGGGACCTGGCCCTGGACAACGCGCTGGACGCCGTACGGATGGTGCGCGAGGCCGCGCCGGGCACGGTGTACGCGGTCGAGCAGACGTACGGCTTCTACCAGGAGCCGGACTATCCCAAGCTGCACATGGAGATACCCGACACGCTCGCGCCCGCCGAGGAGCTGCTGGCGCCGGGCGGCGCCGGCACCGAGCAGCCGATCCTGAAGATCCTCGCCTACCACCCCACTCTGGACCCCGACGCCTTTCTCACCGTCGCCCGCCTCGCCGTCGGCCGGCGGGCCACGATCACCCGCTCCAGTCCCAGTGCCCTGCTGGAGATCAGCGGCCCGGACGTCTCCAAAGCCAGCACCCTTGCCCTGTGCTGTGCCGAGCGCGGCATCTCGCACGAGGAGGTCGTCGCCTTCGGCGACATGCCGAACGACGTCGAGATGCTCACGTGGGCCGGCCGTTCCTACGCCATGGGCAACGCGCACCCCGACGTGATCGCCGCGGCGTCCGGGCAGACGGTCGCCAACAACGAGGACGGGGTCGCGGTCGTGATCGAACAGATGCTGCTCGAGTGGCGGTGA
- the cydD gene encoding thiol reductant ABC exporter subunit CydD has translation MKPIDPRLLRYARATRIFLAAVVGLGAVGAGLVIAQATLIAEVVVGAFQHRMSAVELRDPLLLLAAVACGRALVSWLTELAAHRASAAVKSELRGRLLERAAALGPGWLSGQRTGSLVALATRGVDALDDYFSRYLPQLGLAVVVPVAVLARIVTEDWVSAAIIVGTLPLIPVFMMLIGWATQSRMDRQWRLLSRLSGHFLDVVAGLPTLKVFGRAKAQAESIRRITGEYRRATLRTLRIAFLSSFALELLATLSVALVAVTIGMRLVNGDMDLYIGLVILVLAPEAYLPLRQVGARYHAAAEGLAAAEEIFAVLETPVPESGTQAVPTGTLAFEGVGVRYPGRSADAVTDASFAVEPGETVALVGPSGAGKSTLLNVLLGFVRPTAGRVRVGGVDLADLDLEQWRSRIAWVPQRPHLYAGTIAENVRLARPDADDAAVRAALADAGALQFVEALPGGIETALGEDGSGLSAGQRQRLALARAFLADRPVLLLDEPTAALDGATEAGVVEAVRRLSAGRTVLLVVHRPALLKAADRVVRLDAAESQPPTRTMPGSAEARPADSAPGRATAPAAPEAETTTTAGSVLARVRAMSGPRRGRLTLALLLGSLALGSAVGLMATSGWLISRASQQPPVLYLMVAVTATRAFGIGRAVFRYAERLVSHDAVLRMLADTRVAVYRRLERLAPAGLHRARRGDLLTRLVADVDALQDYWLRWLLPAGAALSVSAASVAFTAWLLPWAGAVLAAGLLAAGAGVPLVTGAVARRSEHRLAPARGALATRVTDLLTGTAELTVAGALRARTAQARRADTVLTRIACRAATATALGDGLTALISGLTVAATALVGAQAVADGRLGGVAMAVVVLTPMAAFEAVLGMPLAVQYRQRVRRSAERVYEVLDAPVPVREPERPRQAPASPFPLAVRGLTARYTGQARDALDDVHLTLEEGHRVAVVGPSGSGKTTLAQVLLRFLDAESGTYTLGGVDAYALDGDDARRLVGLCAQDAHLFDSSVRENLLLAKKDATEGELRAALGRARLLDWADSLPDGLDTLVGEHGARLSGGQRQRLALARALLADFPVLLLDEPAEHLDLPTADALTADLLAATEGRTTLLITHRLAGLEAVDEVIVLDEGRVVQRGPYAELAALPGPLRRMAEREAEAETLVGAE, from the coding sequence GTGAAACCGATCGATCCACGTCTGCTCCGCTATGCCCGCGCCACCCGGATCTTCCTGGCCGCCGTCGTCGGCCTGGGTGCCGTGGGCGCGGGGCTCGTCATCGCTCAGGCGACGCTCATCGCCGAGGTGGTGGTGGGCGCCTTCCAACACCGGATGTCCGCCGTCGAACTCCGCGATCCTCTCCTGCTGTTGGCGGCGGTCGCCTGCGGTCGAGCGCTGGTGTCCTGGCTCACCGAGCTGGCCGCGCACCGGGCCAGCGCGGCGGTGAAGTCCGAGCTGCGCGGACGGCTGCTGGAGCGCGCGGCGGCACTCGGCCCCGGATGGCTGAGCGGACAGCGGACCGGCTCGCTGGTCGCGCTCGCCACGCGGGGTGTCGACGCCCTGGACGACTACTTCTCGCGCTATCTGCCGCAGTTGGGGCTCGCGGTGGTCGTCCCGGTGGCGGTGCTGGCGCGGATCGTCACCGAGGACTGGGTCTCGGCGGCCATCATCGTTGGCACGCTTCCGCTCATCCCTGTTTTCATGATGCTGATCGGCTGGGCCACGCAGTCCCGCATGGACCGCCAGTGGCGGCTGCTCTCCCGGTTGTCCGGGCACTTCCTGGACGTGGTCGCAGGGCTGCCGACCCTGAAGGTCTTCGGCCGGGCCAAGGCACAGGCCGAGTCGATCCGGCGCATCACCGGTGAGTACCGGCGGGCGACCCTGCGCACCCTGCGGATCGCCTTCCTCTCCTCCTTCGCGCTGGAGCTGCTGGCCACCCTGTCAGTGGCCCTCGTCGCGGTGACGATCGGCATGCGACTCGTCAACGGGGACATGGACCTGTACATCGGTCTGGTCATCCTCGTCCTCGCGCCCGAGGCCTATCTTCCGTTGCGCCAGGTGGGTGCGCGGTACCACGCGGCGGCGGAGGGGCTGGCGGCGGCGGAGGAGATCTTCGCCGTGCTGGAGACACCGGTGCCGGAGTCCGGCACACAGGCCGTCCCGACGGGAACGCTGGCCTTCGAGGGCGTGGGCGTCCGCTACCCCGGCCGGTCCGCGGACGCCGTGACCGACGCGTCCTTCGCCGTGGAGCCCGGGGAGACGGTGGCGCTCGTCGGGCCGAGCGGCGCAGGCAAGTCGACGCTGCTGAACGTCCTGCTGGGCTTCGTCCGGCCCACCGCGGGACGAGTACGGGTCGGGGGAGTGGATCTGGCCGACCTCGACCTGGAGCAGTGGCGGTCCCGCATCGCCTGGGTACCGCAGCGGCCCCACCTGTACGCGGGGACGATCGCCGAGAACGTACGGCTCGCCCGGCCCGACGCGGACGACGCGGCCGTACGCGCGGCGCTGGCCGACGCCGGTGCGCTTCAGTTCGTCGAGGCGCTTCCGGGCGGGATCGAGACCGCGCTCGGCGAGGACGGTTCCGGGCTGTCCGCCGGTCAGCGCCAGCGGCTGGCGCTGGCCCGGGCCTTTCTCGCGGACCGGCCCGTCCTCCTGCTCGACGAGCCGACCGCCGCTCTGGACGGAGCGACCGAGGCCGGCGTCGTGGAAGCGGTCCGGCGGCTGTCCGCCGGGCGGACGGTGCTGCTCGTGGTGCACCGGCCGGCCCTGCTGAAGGCGGCCGACCGGGTGGTGCGGCTCGACGCGGCCGAGTCCCAGCCGCCCACCCGGACCATGCCGGGAAGTGCCGAGGCACGCCCTGCGGACTCCGCACCAGGACGTGCCACCGCTCCGGCCGCGCCCGAGGCCGAGACCACGACGACCGCGGGAAGTGTCCTCGCCCGGGTCCGGGCGATGTCCGGCCCCCGGCGGGGCCGTCTCACGCTCGCCCTGCTGCTGGGCAGCCTCGCGCTCGGCAGCGCTGTGGGGCTCATGGCGACGTCCGGATGGCTCATCTCCAGGGCCTCGCAGCAGCCGCCCGTGCTGTACCTGATGGTCGCCGTCACGGCGACGCGGGCCTTCGGTATCGGGCGGGCGGTCTTCCGGTACGCGGAACGGCTGGTTTCGCACGACGCGGTGCTGCGGATGCTGGCCGACACACGAGTGGCCGTCTACCGCCGGCTGGAGCGACTGGCGCCCGCAGGGCTGCACCGGGCACGCCGGGGTGATCTGCTGACACGGCTCGTCGCGGACGTCGACGCGTTGCAGGACTACTGGCTGCGCTGGCTGCTGCCCGCCGGGGCGGCCCTGTCCGTGTCGGCCGCATCCGTCGCGTTCACGGCGTGGCTGCTGCCCTGGGCCGGGGCGGTGCTCGCCGCCGGGCTGCTCGCGGCCGGAGCGGGTGTTCCGCTGGTCACCGGCGCGGTGGCACGGCGCTCCGAGCACAGGCTCGCCCCCGCACGCGGAGCCCTCGCGACCCGCGTGACCGACCTGCTCACCGGAACCGCCGAACTGACGGTCGCCGGCGCCCTGCGGGCCCGTACCGCCCAGGCACGGCGGGCGGACACCGTGCTCACCCGGATCGCCTGCCGCGCGGCCACCGCCACCGCGCTCGGCGACGGACTCACCGCGCTGATCTCCGGACTGACCGTCGCGGCGACGGCCCTCGTCGGCGCCCAGGCGGTCGCCGACGGGCGGCTGGGCGGCGTGGCCATGGCCGTGGTCGTCCTCACCCCCATGGCCGCGTTCGAGGCGGTGCTGGGCATGCCGCTCGCCGTGCAGTACCGGCAACGAGTGCGCCGCAGCGCGGAGCGCGTGTACGAGGTCCTGGACGCCCCCGTGCCTGTGCGGGAGCCGGAGCGGCCGCGGCAGGCCCCCGCCTCACCGTTCCCGCTCGCCGTCCGCGGTTTGACAGCCCGGTACACCGGACAGGCCCGGGACGCCCTCGACGACGTCCACCTGACGCTGGAGGAGGGCCACAGGGTCGCCGTGGTCGGGCCCTCCGGGTCCGGCAAGACGACGCTCGCCCAGGTGCTGCTGCGGTTCCTCGACGCGGAGTCGGGCACGTACACGCTGGGCGGGGTCGACGCGTACGCCCTGGACGGCGACGACGCACGACGGCTCGTCGGGCTGTGCGCACAGGACGCGCACCTCTTCGACAGCTCCGTGCGGGAGAACCTGCTGCTCGCGAAGAAGGACGCCACCGAGGGCGAGCTGCGGGCCGCGCTCGGACGAGCCCGGCTGCTCGACTGGGCCGACAGCCTGCCCGACGGGCTCGACACGCTCGTCGGCGAGCACGGTGCGCGGCTGTCCGGTGGGCAGCGGCAGCGGCTGGCCCTGGCCCGAGCACTGCTCGCGGACTTTCCGGTCCTCCTCCTCGACGAGCCCGCAGAGCACCTCGACCTGCCGACCGCCGACGCGCTCACCGCCGACCTGCTCGCGGCCACCGAGGGCCGTACGACGCTGCTGATCACCCACCGTCTGGCCGGGCTGGAGGCCGTGGACGAGGTGATCGTGCTGGACGAGGGGCGAGTGGTGCAGCGGGGACCCTACGCGGAGCTGGCCGCCCTGCCTGGACCTCTGCGGCGCATGGCCGAGCGGGAGGCGGAGGCGGAAACGCTGGTGGGGGCGGAGTAG
- the cydB gene encoding cytochrome d ubiquinol oxidase subunit II, with product MELHDVWFVLIAVLWTGYFFLEGFDFGVGVLTKLLARDRAEKRVLINTIGPVWDGNEVWLLSAGGATFAAFPDWYATLFSGFYLPLLVILVSLIVRGVAFEYRAKRPEENWQRNWETAIFWSSLVPAFLWGVAFGNIVRGVKIDRNLEYVGTVGDLLNPYALLGGLVTLTLFTFHGAVFTALKTVGDIRERARRLALRVGLVTAVLALVFLLWTQAHTGNGRSLVALVVAVAALVAALAANQAGREGWSFALSGVTIVAAVAMLFLSLFPNVMPSTLNADWSLTVTNASSSPYTLKIMTWCAGIATPVVLLYQGWTYWVFRKRIGTQHIAEAAH from the coding sequence ATGGAACTGCACGACGTCTGGTTCGTCCTCATCGCCGTCCTGTGGACCGGCTACTTCTTCCTGGAGGGCTTCGACTTCGGAGTCGGTGTCCTCACCAAGCTGCTGGCCCGCGACCGGGCCGAGAAGCGGGTACTGATCAACACCATCGGGCCCGTCTGGGACGGCAACGAGGTCTGGCTGCTCAGCGCGGGCGGCGCGACCTTCGCCGCCTTCCCCGACTGGTACGCCACACTCTTCTCCGGCTTCTACCTGCCACTGCTCGTCATCCTGGTCAGCCTGATCGTGCGGGGTGTCGCCTTCGAGTACCGGGCCAAGCGGCCCGAGGAGAACTGGCAGCGCAACTGGGAGACCGCGATTTTCTGGAGCTCGCTCGTCCCCGCGTTCCTGTGGGGCGTGGCCTTCGGCAACATCGTGCGGGGTGTGAAGATCGACCGGAACCTCGAATACGTGGGTACGGTCGGCGACCTGCTCAACCCGTACGCGCTCCTCGGCGGACTGGTCACACTGACGCTGTTCACCTTCCACGGTGCGGTGTTCACCGCCCTGAAGACCGTCGGTGACATCCGGGAGCGGGCGCGGAGGCTGGCGTTGCGGGTGGGCCTGGTGACGGCCGTTCTGGCGCTGGTCTTCCTGCTGTGGACGCAGGCCCACACCGGAAACGGCCGGAGCCTGGTGGCGCTGGTGGTGGCGGTGGCCGCCCTGGTGGCCGCGCTCGCGGCGAACCAGGCGGGACGCGAGGGGTGGTCGTTCGCGCTGTCGGGCGTCACCATCGTGGCCGCCGTGGCGATGCTCTTCCTGTCGCTCTTCCCGAACGTCATGCCCTCCACGCTCAACGCGGACTGGAGCCTGACGGTGACCAACGCCTCCTCCAGTCCGTACACCCTGAAGATCATGACCTGGTGCGCCGGGATCGCCACACCGGTCGTCCTGCTCTACCAGGGGTGGACCTACTGGGTCTTCCGCAAGCGGATCGGCACCCAGCACATCGCCGAAGCCGCGCACTGA